The Thiothrix subterranea genome has a segment encoding these proteins:
- the gmd gene encoding GDP-mannose 4,6-dehydratase — protein MSKTALITGITGQDGAYLAEFLLKKGYTVHGIKRRSSSLNTDRIDHLYQDPHTSDGKFVLHYGDMTDSMNLTRIIGQVQPDEIYNLAAMSHVHVSFDMPEYTANADGIGTLRILEAVRFLNLTKKTRIYQASTSELYGLVQEVPQKETTPFYPRSPYAVAKLYAYWITVNYREAYGMFACNGILFNHESPLRGETFVTRKITRAASRIALGLQKDLHLGNLSAKRDWGHAQDYVEMMWLILQADTPEDFAIATGVTTEVREFVRMSFARAGISVEFHGEGVDEKGVIAGFDRAVYEVATGATPEQHGLEVGREIVSVDPRYFRPTEVELLIGDPTKAKEKLGWIPKHDLNSLVNDMMESDLKLMLKEKHLKDHGHRIMSYHE, from the coding sequence ATGAGCAAAACGGCTTTAATTACAGGTATCACGGGTCAAGACGGTGCTTACTTAGCTGAATTTTTGTTGAAAAAGGGCTATACCGTACACGGCATCAAGCGTCGTTCTTCATCACTGAACACCGACCGTATTGACCACCTGTACCAAGATCCGCATACCTCTGACGGTAAATTTGTGCTGCATTACGGTGACATGACCGACAGCATGAACTTGACCCGTATTATTGGTCAGGTGCAACCCGATGAAATTTACAACCTCGCGGCCATGAGCCACGTTCACGTTTCGTTTGATATGCCGGAATACACCGCCAATGCGGATGGTATCGGCACATTGCGCATCCTTGAAGCGGTGCGTTTCCTCAATCTGACCAAGAAAACCCGCATTTATCAGGCATCCACCTCTGAATTGTACGGGTTGGTGCAAGAAGTACCGCAAAAAGAAACCACGCCATTCTACCCGCGTTCACCTTACGCAGTAGCTAAGTTGTACGCTTACTGGATCACCGTTAACTACCGCGAAGCATATGGCATGTTTGCGTGTAACGGTATTTTGTTCAACCACGAATCGCCATTGCGTGGTGAAACCTTTGTTACCCGTAAAATCACCCGTGCAGCTTCCCGCATTGCCTTGGGTTTGCAGAAAGACCTGCATTTGGGCAACCTGTCCGCCAAGCGCGACTGGGGTCATGCACAAGATTACGTGGAAATGATGTGGTTGATTCTGCAAGCGGATACGCCTGAAGACTTCGCGATTGCGACGGGTGTCACCACCGAAGTGCGCGAATTTGTGCGTATGTCGTTTGCACGCGCTGGCATCTCGGTTGAATTCCACGGCGAAGGTGTCGATGAGAAAGGCGTGATTGCTGGTTTTGATCGTGCTGTTTATGAAGTGGCGACAGGTGCGACACCGGAGCAACACGGTTTAGAAGTGGGTCGTGAGATCGTCTCGGTTGATCCGCGTTATTTCCGTCCGACTGAAGTCGAGTTGCTGATTGGCGACCCAACCAAAGCCAAAGAAAAATTGGGCTGGATTCCTAAGCATGACCTGAATTCACTGGTGAATGACATGATGGAATCTGACCTCAAGCTGATGCTGAAAGAAAAGCATCTGAAAGACCACGGCCACCGCATTATGTCTTACCACGAGTAA
- a CDS encoding GumC family protein — protein MENYYANQSKSLEVRSAGNAQVVEYIPIEDVAPRAQAEEFGFGELWRRLMQRKWLLLGIALATFLLTAVFTFLSPDVYRATTTLQVTPEEARVSLGDRAEPARAPRSEREFYQTQTELLGSERLTSETIKALNIADRFEDNDSLRARVYAWLAEFKQRVSGSEQSQEVQSNVGENFRRNLNIQAVEDSQIFKISYDHTDPKLTADIVNTLAANYKQMSLNLRNEAVSNTKETLDGKLKEAKLKLENSERELVAYAKKQGIITLDGDRSSASGVLDSLNLALTDATSARIAAEASLNRSQNVAGADRTLENPAIQRLKEELARVQAEYRDKSSLFKANFPEMQQLQARINELTKEVQRESSSIDRTARSKLQAEYEAAKQRESELKGEVKKQEAVLMGNRDKSAGYLTLQREVEADRTNYESLLARLNEIGRVADSSASNVAIVDEASVPTRPFAPNIPLNLVMGAALGLLLGLLAAIMAEIMDDRLRSVEDMRRALGSVPLLGVIPYISGRNNKNVLALRGQVGSSFMLEAFRSLRENILMMKAPSQQGLALIMNVTSPSPSEGKTTTAVNLATVFAYTGKKVLLIDCDMRHPEAHNKLGLENRLGVSDYLLGEKENIAELIQETTVQNLSAISAGSAVPNPTELLAGERFTELLSEVEGMFDHIILDGPPVMGLADALIISNRTGNTVFVSAYGQTRKRNLKDAVGRLHQAQCNIIGTVLTKMKSPEVSNKYYGYPNRYPRSSQTAMVATQ, from the coding sequence ATGGAAAACTATTACGCAAATCAATCGAAAAGTCTCGAAGTGCGCTCGGCGGGGAATGCTCAGGTGGTGGAGTATATTCCGATCGAAGACGTTGCCCCGCGTGCCCAAGCCGAGGAATTTGGTTTCGGTGAGTTATGGCGGCGGTTAATGCAGCGTAAATGGCTACTGCTGGGTATTGCTTTAGCCACTTTTTTGCTGACGGCTGTATTCACTTTTTTGTCACCGGATGTCTACCGCGCGACCACTACCTTGCAAGTAACCCCGGAAGAGGCACGGGTGTCACTGGGGGATCGGGCAGAGCCTGCCCGCGCCCCGCGCAGTGAGCGTGAATTTTATCAGACTCAAACGGAATTATTGGGTAGCGAACGTTTAACCAGTGAAACGATTAAGGCACTGAACATTGCTGACCGTTTTGAAGACAATGATTCCTTACGCGCCCGTGTTTATGCGTGGCTGGCTGAATTTAAACAGCGCGTTTCTGGCAGTGAACAATCTCAGGAAGTGCAGAGCAATGTTGGTGAGAATTTCCGGCGCAATCTGAATATTCAGGCGGTAGAAGATTCGCAGATTTTCAAGATTAGTTACGATCATACCGATCCCAAACTAACGGCTGATATTGTGAATACCTTGGCGGCTAATTATAAGCAGATGAGTTTAAATTTGCGTAACGAGGCGGTTTCTAACACCAAGGAAACCCTCGACGGTAAATTAAAAGAAGCCAAGTTGAAGTTAGAGAATTCTGAGCGCGAATTGGTTGCCTACGCTAAAAAGCAGGGCATTATTACGTTGGATGGCGACCGTTCTTCGGCGTCAGGTGTGCTGGATTCCCTCAATTTAGCGTTGACCGATGCCACCAGTGCACGGATTGCGGCTGAAGCGTCGCTCAACCGCTCGCAAAATGTCGCGGGTGCTGACCGTACCTTGGAAAACCCAGCCATTCAACGTTTGAAGGAAGAATTGGCGCGTGTACAAGCGGAATACCGCGATAAATCCAGCCTGTTTAAAGCGAATTTCCCGGAAATGCAGCAGTTACAAGCACGCATCAATGAACTCACCAAGGAAGTGCAGCGCGAATCTTCCAGCATTGATCGCACTGCCCGCAGCAAATTACAAGCCGAATACGAAGCCGCCAAACAACGTGAAAGTGAGTTAAAGGGTGAAGTCAAAAAGCAGGAAGCGGTGCTCATGGGAAATCGTGATAAGTCTGCTGGCTATTTGACCTTGCAACGTGAAGTAGAAGCTGACCGTACTAACTATGAAAGCTTGTTGGCACGCTTGAATGAGATTGGGCGTGTTGCTGACAGCAGTGCCAGTAACGTGGCGATTGTTGATGAGGCGAGTGTGCCAACGCGACCTTTCGCGCCGAATATTCCCTTGAATTTGGTGATGGGGGCAGCGTTAGGTTTGCTGCTGGGCTTGTTGGCGGCGATTATGGCTGAAATTATGGATGACCGACTAAGAAGCGTCGAAGACATGCGCCGTGCACTGGGATCTGTGCCTTTGCTGGGGGTCATTCCTTATATTTCCGGTCGCAACAATAAGAATGTCTTGGCATTGCGCGGGCAAGTCGGCAGCTCGTTCATGTTAGAAGCATTTCGCTCATTGCGCGAAAACATTCTCATGATGAAAGCGCCATCGCAGCAAGGTTTAGCTTTGATTATGAATGTTACTAGCCCCTCACCCAGTGAAGGTAAGACCACTACGGCGGTGAATTTGGCTACCGTCTTTGCTTACACGGGTAAAAAAGTGCTGTTAATTGATTGCGATATGCGTCACCCGGAAGCCCACAATAAACTGGGTTTGGAAAATCGGCTGGGCGTGAGTGATTACCTGTTAGGTGAAAAAGAAAACATCGCTGAATTGATTCAGGAAACCACGGTACAAAACCTGTCAGCTATTTCTGCCGGTTCTGCCGTGCCTAATCCCACCGAATTATTGGCAGGTGAGCGCTTCACTGAATTATTGAGCGAAGTGGAAGGGATGTTTGATCATATTATTCTCGATGGCCCACCCGTGATGGGGTTGGCGGATGCCTTGATCATTTCTAACCGCACGGGTAACACCGTGTTTGTCAGTGCTTACGGTCAGACCCGTAAACGTAATCTGAAAGATGCGGTTGGGCGTTTACATCAAGCGCAATGCAATATCATTGGTACAGTATTGACCAAGATGAAATCACCGGAAGTCTCGAATAAATACTACGGCTACCCGAATCGCTACCCGCGTAGCAGTCAGACCGCCATGGTCGCTACGCAGTAA
- the pssE gene encoding PssE/Cps14G family polysaccharide biosynthesis glycosyltransferase, with the protein MTLSSLDASNNKTRILVITGTTGFDSLVKKIDESRELESRYDITLQTGEGSYQPQYKPWFDFDKSLKDKLADYEFFITHAGAGTIFMLLEHKKRVLVVPNTDRADKHQVELANYVKSKRLCAVCERVQDIEGAILSIDANTQHLQPYAKVEFNAVREVLRYIYE; encoded by the coding sequence GTGACGCTGAGTTCGCTGGACGCCTCTAATAATAAAACGCGAATCCTGGTCATCACTGGTACTACCGGGTTTGACTCGTTAGTGAAAAAAATTGATGAAAGCCGTGAGTTGGAAAGTCGCTACGACATTACCTTGCAAACTGGCGAGGGCAGTTACCAACCGCAGTACAAGCCTTGGTTTGATTTTGATAAAAGTTTAAAAGACAAACTCGCTGATTATGAATTTTTCATTACACACGCAGGGGCTGGTACGATCTTTATGTTGTTGGAGCATAAAAAGCGGGTATTAGTGGTTCCCAATACGGATAGGGCTGACAAACATCAGGTTGAGTTAGCTAACTATGTGAAATCAAAACGTTTATGTGCTGTGTGTGAACGTGTGCAGGATATTGAAGGAGCGATTCTCTCCATTGATGCCAATACCCAGCATTTACAACCTTATGCAAAAGTAGAATTTAATGCCGTTCGTGAGGTGTTGAGATATATTTATGAGTAA
- a CDS encoding mannose-1-phosphate guanylyltransferase/mannose-6-phosphate isomerase, protein MATPITPVILSGGSGSRLWPVSRKLRPKQFLPLISEDRTLFQSTLERLDGLANKQAAVIVCNEEHRFMVAEQLQGIGQANQGILLEPVGRNTAPAVAVAALSLLEKNGADPVMLVLPADHVIPDIAAFQQAIMQASALAEDGFLVTFGITPVTPEIGYGYIEQGAAIAGFENAWQVAAFAEKPSLEVATAYLNGGKHLWNSGIFMFKASVFLRELETYKPDILAACKKTFKHAQHDLDFIRLDAAAFKDCPSDSIDYAVMEHTRHAATVPLNAGWNDVGAWSAVWEVSERDAANNVLRGNVMTHDASNNLVFTEDRLVTLVGVDDLIVIETKDATLVAHKSKAQDVKRIVTALEAEGRSEAIIHRLVNRPWGCYDSVDAGERFQVKRITVKPGAKLSLQKHHHRAEHWIVVRGTAEVTCDDKTFLLTENQSTYIPLGSVHRLANPGKVPLELVEVQSGSYLGEDDIVRLEDQYGRNEA, encoded by the coding sequence ATGGCGACTCCAATCACCCCCGTAATCCTGTCTGGTGGCTCTGGTTCACGTTTGTGGCCGGTATCGCGCAAATTGCGCCCTAAGCAATTTTTGCCGCTGATTTCTGAAGATCGTACCTTGTTCCAGTCAACGCTGGAACGTTTGGATGGTTTGGCGAATAAGCAAGCTGCCGTCATTGTCTGTAACGAAGAACACCGTTTTATGGTGGCAGAACAGTTACAGGGGATTGGTCAGGCAAACCAAGGCATTTTGCTCGAACCGGTGGGGCGCAATACAGCGCCTGCGGTGGCGGTCGCTGCTTTGTCTTTGCTGGAAAAAAATGGCGCAGATCCGGTGATGTTGGTATTGCCTGCCGACCATGTGATTCCTGACATTGCTGCGTTCCAGCAAGCCATTATGCAGGCGAGTGCTTTGGCGGAAGATGGCTTTTTGGTGACGTTTGGGATTACCCCCGTTACACCGGAAATCGGCTACGGCTATATCGAACAAGGCGCTGCGATTGCCGGTTTTGAAAATGCTTGGCAAGTAGCGGCGTTTGCTGAAAAGCCCAGTTTGGAGGTGGCGACTGCGTATTTGAACGGCGGCAAGCACCTGTGGAATTCGGGCATTTTCATGTTTAAAGCCAGCGTTTTCTTGCGTGAACTGGAAACGTACAAGCCTGATATTCTCGCCGCGTGCAAGAAGACCTTTAAGCACGCGCAACACGATCTGGACTTTATTCGTTTGGATGCGGCGGCGTTTAAAGATTGCCCTTCCGATTCCATTGACTATGCGGTAATGGAACATACCCGCCACGCAGCGACCGTACCGCTCAATGCCGGTTGGAATGACGTGGGTGCGTGGTCGGCAGTGTGGGAAGTGAGCGAGCGTGATGCTGCCAACAATGTATTACGCGGCAATGTCATGACGCATGATGCCAGCAATAACTTGGTGTTTACTGAAGATCGCTTGGTGACGCTGGTGGGTGTCGATGATTTGATCGTGATCGAAACCAAAGACGCTACCTTGGTTGCCCACAAAAGCAAAGCGCAAGACGTGAAGCGCATTGTGACCGCACTGGAAGCGGAAGGTCGCAGCGAAGCCATTATTCACCGTTTAGTGAACCGCCCGTGGGGTTGCTATGACTCGGTGGACGCGGGTGAGCGTTTTCAGGTCAAGCGCATTACGGTGAAACCCGGTGCGAAATTGTCGCTGCAAAAACACCATCACCGTGCCGAACACTGGATTGTGGTGAGAGGCACGGCTGAAGTGACTTGCGATGACAAAACGTTTTTATTGACCGAAAATCAGTCAACTTACATTCCATTGGGCAGTGTGCACCGTTTAGCAAATCCGGGCAAAGTGCCACTCGAATTGGTGGAAGTCCAGTCGGGCAGTTATCTTGGGGAAGATGACATCGTTCGTCTGGAAGATCAGTATGGACGCAACGAAGCCTAG
- the fcl gene encoding GDP-L-fucose synthase translates to MKKTRIYVAGHQGMVGSALVRQLQQRPEVELVLRSRQELNLNRQQEVEQFFQTENIDQVYLAAAKVGGIHANSTYPADFIYENLMIESNIIHSAWQAGVQHLLFLGSSCIYPKFAKQPMAESELLQGELEATNEPYAIAKIAGIKLCESYNRQYGTQYRSVMPTNLYGFNDNFHPENSHVIPALMRRFHEAMLAQEPQVTVWGSGTPLREFLHVDDMAAASIHVMEMADAQYQALVPQTQSHINVGTGVDCSIAQLAQLMAEVVGFQGNIVFDASKPDGTPRKLLDVSRLKSLGWQPQIALPDGLKSTYAWFVDHQRDFRQS, encoded by the coding sequence ATGAAAAAAACCCGTATTTATGTCGCTGGCCATCAGGGAATGGTTGGCTCTGCCTTGGTTCGTCAATTGCAACAACGCCCGGAGGTGGAGTTGGTATTGCGTTCCCGGCAGGAATTGAACCTGAACCGTCAACAGGAGGTTGAGCAATTTTTCCAGACGGAAAACATTGATCAGGTCTATCTGGCAGCGGCAAAAGTCGGGGGGATTCATGCCAATAGCACGTATCCGGCGGATTTCATTTATGAAAACCTGATGATTGAAAGCAATATCATTCATTCAGCCTGGCAAGCAGGTGTTCAGCACCTGCTTTTCCTCGGCTCATCGTGCATTTACCCCAAATTTGCCAAGCAGCCGATGGCTGAATCCGAATTGTTACAGGGTGAGTTGGAAGCGACCAACGAGCCCTACGCGATTGCCAAAATCGCCGGAATCAAATTATGTGAATCGTACAACCGTCAGTATGGCACGCAATATCGCAGTGTCATGCCGACCAATTTGTACGGCTTTAACGACAATTTCCACCCAGAAAACTCCCACGTCATCCCCGCGCTAATGCGGCGTTTCCATGAGGCGATGTTGGCGCAAGAACCGCAGGTTACTGTCTGGGGTTCGGGGACACCACTGCGCGAGTTTCTGCATGTGGACGATATGGCAGCAGCTTCCATCCACGTCATGGAAATGGCGGATGCTCAGTATCAAGCGCTCGTGCCACAAACCCAATCGCACATCAACGTCGGCACAGGCGTGGATTGTAGCATTGCACAATTGGCGCAACTCATGGCGGAAGTGGTCGGTTTTCAAGGGAATATTGTGTTCGACGCGAGCAAGCCCGATGGCACGCCGCGCAAATTACTGGACGTTTCCCGCCTGAAAAGTTTGGGCTGGCAACCTCAAATCGCCTTACCCGATGGGCTTAAATCAACGTATGCATGGTTCGTGGATCACCAACGTGATTTCCGACAATCTTAA
- a CDS encoding glycosyltransferase family 2 protein gives MSNKLFFITICYNNLAGLQRTIDSLLAQTYQNWECIVIDGASKDGTPTYLQQLSAAQPNIRYISEPDKGIYDAMNKGISQIRLCDYFCFLNSGDSLYAADTLTQLDQQLQGFTGRPPAIVYGDMCEEFADGVEVIKAAKRTFSLKKGMFCSHQSMFFHYRYAALRYDLEYKISSDYDYIVRAVNLLKHPDEMQRLDLILSRFDMTGVSNSRRLSGIKEDFTLRIKNGLCSPASSALYAARSVGLMNLKRFSYPLYLLMRSKTASNNQVI, from the coding sequence ATGAGTAACAAGTTATTTTTTATTACGATCTGTTACAATAATCTGGCGGGTTTGCAACGCACGATTGACTCTTTACTGGCACAAACTTACCAGAACTGGGAATGTATCGTTATTGATGGCGCTTCTAAAGACGGCACACCGACCTACTTACAGCAATTATCGGCGGCGCAACCCAATATCCGCTATATTTCCGAGCCAGATAAAGGCATTTACGATGCGATGAATAAAGGCATTAGTCAGATTCGGTTGTGCGACTATTTTTGTTTTCTGAATTCCGGGGATTCACTGTATGCAGCCGATACCCTGACACAGTTAGATCAACAGCTTCAGGGATTCACAGGCCGCCCGCCCGCGATTGTCTACGGCGATATGTGTGAAGAATTTGCGGATGGCGTCGAAGTTATTAAGGCGGCAAAGCGTACCTTTAGTTTGAAAAAGGGCATGTTTTGCAGCCACCAGTCGATGTTTTTCCACTACCGCTACGCTGCATTGCGTTATGATCTTGAGTATAAAATTTCATCCGACTATGACTACATTGTGCGTGCGGTTAATCTGCTTAAGCACCCGGATGAGATGCAGCGTTTAGACCTCATTCTGTCACGTTTTGATATGACAGGGGTCTCGAATAGCCGCCGCTTGTCAGGTATCAAGGAAGATTTTACGCTCAGAATTAAAAACGGGCTGTGTTCACCGGCTTCTTCTGCGCTATACGCGGCACGTTCGGTGGGTTTGATGAATTTGAAACGCTTTTCGTACCCTTTGTATTTGCTGATGCGCAGCAAAACCGCTTCTAACAATCAAGTTATCTAA
- the hrpA gene encoding ATP-dependent RNA helicase HrpA yields MSNLIQRRALRLQNLPKPTYPEELPVAARRADILAAISAHQVIIICGETGSGKTTQLPKMCLELGRGVDGFIGHTQPRRIAARSVAARIAEELNTQLGQQVGYKVRFHDRCSPDSYIKLMTDGILLAEIQQDRYLRQYDTLIIDEAHERSLNIDFLLGYLKWLLPKRRDMKVIITSATIDPERFSRHFDNAPIINVSGRTYPVDIRYRPLIDVDAEEEFERDQTQAILEAVDELGREAPGDILIFLPGEREIRETAEALRKHHPPATEILPLFARLSNEEQHRIFEPHGQRRIVLATNVAETSLTVPGIKYVVDSGYARISRYSWRAGVQRLPIEKVSQASANQRSGRCGRVSNGITIRLYSEDDYNKRPVFTEPEILRTNLAAVILQLATMWTADIEGFPFVEPPDTRLIRDGYKLLFEIGAVDKNFNVTSSGHQLAKLPLDPRFGRMLLAANDNGALREVLIIVSALTLQDPRERPLDKQQASDEKHARFKDEQSDFLSFLKLWDYFHEQRKHLSQRKFRDLCQKEFLSYMRLREWHDIHTQLHQMVLEMGGKENDAQASYDAIHLSLLTGLLGNIGMKDEEREYMGAGGRKFHLFPASSLRKKPPQWVMAAELVETSRLFGRTIAKIQPEWVEKLAEHLLRHHYTEPHWEQKQAQVAAFERTSLYGITITPRRKVSYGRIDPVTCREIFIRHALVYGEYRTAAPFFQHNAELIADIEMLEAKARRRDILTDEHRLYAFYDERIPAHVVNGHSFERWRKKAEQHDSQLLYLTHAYLMQREAGHEKSGQFPDSLQVQGMILPLRYHFDPKAEDDGVTVRLPLLGLNQLNPIRFEYLVPGMLEEKITALIRALPKHIRKQFVPAPDYARACMEAIEPSDTLPLQTSVEKQLLRMSGSQIPPEAWAAITLETHLKMRFEVADEAGRVIRSGRDLDTLRGKVHAQTRAELASKPVQSIERLGITAWDFGDLPELYWLEAGGTKLRTWPALVDANNSVSIRLFDNETDASNAHWQGVLRLFWLALSAEVKDVPKYVPQMQTLCLHYAATGKCEELKDSITRYVFRQAFKNHLSIRKQDSFTHALGECRSQIFPQTQETARLITPILALYHDLRKQLKGKVQPAWLEALNDISEQLNHLVYVGFLDAVSPEELRHFPRYLKGIQRRLQKLAENPTKDRALRVQVQPYWDQWKKEAKGNWHEYRWMLEEFRVSLFAQELGTARPVSAKRLEELWKKTTQ; encoded by the coding sequence GTGAGCAACCTCATTCAACGCCGCGCTTTGCGCCTGCAAAATCTGCCCAAGCCAACTTACCCCGAAGAACTTCCGGTAGCCGCCCGTCGCGCTGACATCCTCGCCGCCATCAGTGCGCATCAAGTCATCATTATTTGCGGCGAAACCGGCTCAGGCAAAACCACCCAACTCCCCAAAATGTGTTTGGAATTGGGGCGTGGCGTGGATGGCTTTATTGGTCACACCCAACCCCGACGCATCGCTGCCCGCAGTGTCGCCGCACGGATTGCCGAAGAACTCAACACACAACTCGGTCAGCAAGTCGGTTACAAAGTGCGTTTCCACGACCGCTGCTCGCCGGACAGTTACATAAAACTCATGACCGACGGTATTTTGCTGGCAGAAATTCAGCAAGACCGCTACCTGCGCCAATACGACACCCTGATTATCGACGAAGCGCACGAACGCAGCCTCAATATCGACTTTCTACTCGGCTACCTCAAATGGCTATTGCCGAAACGCCGCGATATGAAAGTCATCATTACCTCGGCAACGATTGACCCGGAACGCTTTTCACGCCATTTCGACAATGCCCCGATTATCAATGTGTCGGGGCGAACTTACCCCGTCGACATCCGCTACCGCCCCTTGATTGACGTGGATGCGGAAGAAGAATTCGAGCGCGATCAAACCCAAGCCATTCTCGAAGCCGTCGATGAATTAGGCCGTGAAGCCCCCGGCGATATTCTGATTTTTCTGCCCGGCGAACGTGAAATCCGTGAAACTGCTGAAGCCTTGCGCAAACACCACCCGCCTGCCACCGAAATTCTGCCGCTGTTTGCACGGCTTTCCAACGAAGAGCAACACCGCATTTTTGAACCGCACGGGCAACGCCGCATTGTGTTAGCCACCAATGTTGCGGAAACCTCCCTCACCGTACCCGGCATTAAATACGTGGTCGACAGCGGCTATGCCCGCATTTCACGCTATTCATGGCGAGCCGGTGTACAGCGTTTGCCGATTGAAAAAGTCTCACAAGCTTCGGCGAATCAACGTTCCGGGCGCTGCGGACGAGTTAGCAACGGCATCACCATCCGGCTTTACAGCGAAGACGATTACAACAAACGCCCGGTGTTTACCGAACCGGAAATCCTGCGCACCAATCTGGCGGCGGTTATCCTGCAACTGGCCACCATGTGGACGGCGGACATCGAAGGCTTCCCCTTTGTCGAACCGCCGGATACCCGCCTGATTCGCGACGGCTACAAACTCCTGTTTGAAATCGGCGCAGTCGATAAAAATTTCAACGTCACCAGCAGCGGGCATCAACTTGCCAAGTTGCCGCTCGATCCCCGCTTTGGGCGCATGTTACTGGCAGCAAACGACAACGGGGCATTGCGTGAAGTCTTGATCATCGTCAGCGCATTAACCCTGCAAGATCCGCGTGAACGCCCACTGGACAAACAACAAGCCTCTGACGAAAAACACGCACGTTTCAAAGACGAGCAATCCGACTTCCTCAGCTTCCTCAAACTCTGGGATTATTTCCACGAGCAACGCAAACACCTCAGCCAACGCAAATTCCGCGACTTGTGCCAAAAGGAATTCCTCTCCTACATGCGCCTGCGCGAATGGCACGACATTCACACCCAATTGCATCAAATGGTGCTGGAAATGGGTGGCAAGGAAAATGACGCGCAAGCCAGTTACGACGCTATCCACCTGAGCTTACTGACCGGGTTGCTCGGCAATATCGGCATGAAGGACGAAGAACGCGAATACATGGGCGCGGGTGGACGCAAATTCCACCTCTTCCCCGCCTCCAGTCTGCGCAAAAAACCGCCGCAATGGGTCATGGCAGCCGAATTGGTGGAAACCTCGCGCTTATTCGGGCGCACCATCGCCAAAATTCAGCCCGAATGGGTGGAAAAACTCGCCGAACACCTGCTCCGCCACCATTACACCGAACCGCATTGGGAGCAAAAACAAGCGCAAGTCGCCGCGTTTGAACGTACCTCGCTCTACGGCATCACCATCACCCCGCGCCGCAAAGTCAGCTACGGGCGCATTGATCCTGTCACCTGTCGCGAAATCTTTATTCGCCATGCCTTGGTATACGGCGAATACCGCACCGCCGCGCCATTTTTCCAACACAATGCCGAACTGATTGCTGACATTGAAATGCTGGAAGCCAAGGCTCGCCGCCGCGACATCCTCACCGACGAACACCGTTTGTATGCGTTTTATGACGAACGCATCCCCGCTCATGTCGTCAACGGGCATTCATTCGAGCGCTGGCGCAAAAAAGCCGAACAGCACGACAGCCAATTGCTGTACCTAACCCACGCTTACCTGATGCAGCGCGAAGCAGGGCATGAAAAAAGCGGGCAATTCCCCGACAGCTTGCAGGTGCAAGGCATGATTCTGCCGTTACGCTACCACTTTGACCCCAAGGCCGAAGATGATGGTGTCACCGTACGTTTACCCTTGCTGGGGCTAAATCAACTCAACCCCATCCGCTTCGAGTACTTAGTGCCGGGCATGTTGGAAGAAAAAATCACCGCGCTGATTCGTGCCTTGCCCAAACACATTCGCAAACAGTTTGTACCCGCACCGGATTACGCCCGTGCCTGCATGGAAGCCATCGAGCCGAGCGACACCTTGCCCTTGCAAACCTCCGTGGAAAAACAGCTATTGCGCATGAGCGGCAGCCAAATTCCACCCGAAGCATGGGCAGCCATTACGCTGGAAACACACTTAAAAATGCGCTTTGAAGTCGCCGATGAAGCGGGCAGAGTGATTCGCAGCGGACGTGATTTGGATACGTTGCGCGGTAAAGTTCATGCGCAAACCCGTGCGGAACTGGCATCTAAACCCGTGCAATCCATCGAACGGCTCGGCATTACCGCCTGGGATTTTGGCGATTTGCCCGAACTCTATTGGCTGGAAGCAGGCGGCACGAAATTGCGCACATGGCCTGCCCTAGTCGATGCCAACAACAGTGTCAGCATTCGCTTATTTGACAATGAAACCGATGCCAGCAACGCCCATTGGCAGGGTGTATTGCGCCTGTTCTGGCTGGCGTTATCCGCTGAAGTGAAAGACGTACCGAAATACGTGCCGCAAATGCAAACCTTGTGCCTGCACTATGCCGCCACCGGCAAATGCGAGGAACTCAAAGACAGCATCACCCGCTACGTGTTCCGGCAAGCATTTAAAAACCACCTGAGCATCCGCAAGCAGGACAGCTTTACCCACGCACTGGGCGAGTGCCGTTCACAGATTTTCCCGCAAACCCAAGAAACAGCGCGTCTGATCACCCCGATACTTGCGCTGTACCATGACTTGCGCAAACAGTTAAAAGGCAAAGTGCAACCGGCATGGTTAGAAGCCCTGAATGACATCAGCGAACAATTGAACCATTTGGTGTATGTAGGATTTCTGGACGCAGTATCCCCAGAGGAGTTACGGCACTTTCCGCGTTACCTCAAAGGCATTCAGCGACGTTTGCAAAAATTGGCGGAGAACCCGACCAAAGACAGGGCATTACGGGTGCAAGTACAACCGTATTGGGATCAGTGGAAAAAAGAAGCAAAAGGGAACTGGCACGAGTACCGCTGGATGTTAGAAGAATTCCGGGTATCGCTGTTTGCGCAGGAGCTAGGAACCGCAAGGCCGGTATCAGCCAAGCGGTTAGAAGAACTGTGGAAGAAAACTACCCAGTGA